From one Trifolium pratense cultivar HEN17-A07 linkage group LG1, ARS_RC_1.1, whole genome shotgun sequence genomic stretch:
- the LOC123906661 gene encoding uncharacterized protein LOC123906661, translating into MSPRILVLSVCHDKKFQHLEFHIVDLENQKIHRNVSPPLFSTSGFTRMLSLCESIYIFGGYSTSEDVADIDSYVSQNPTDTFYMGSAHMRLAASDSVGEWCKHPKPIFGHLFANSTCLHGKIYNMGFHDLDPQLFDPTSDSWESITLPSELQGCFLSMFAMPDPSHDRIILHLERGSLPSPSIYAYYPSSDEWKLIVSDFSDWDPVSAVADGVIYFNYYKCHTLVAAYDLKSLKWLDVHLSDTVVDGSYILINRFKELLYLGDNSFCLSVHSLQIANSNSIRVSFVKFTIERTDSVINIIPQSASHFILPHTSYLRNMIALS; encoded by the coding sequence ATGTCGCCGAGGATTCTGGTGCTGTCTGTTTGTCatgataaaaaatttcaacatttGGAGTTTCACATTGTGGATCTAGAGAACCAGAAAATTCATCGCAATGTCTCACCTCCTTTGTTTAGTACTTCTGGATTTACTAGGATGTTGAGTTTGTGTGAGTCGATCTATATTTTTGGTGGCTATAGTACTTCAGAAGATGTCGCTGATATTGACTCTTATGTATCCCAAAACCCCACGGATACCTTTTACATGGGCTCAGCTCATATGCGATTAGCCGCCAGTGACTCTGTAGGGGAGTGGTGCAAACATCCAAAGCCAATTTTCGGACACCTTTTTGCCAACAGTACTTGCCTCCATGGAAAGATTTACAACATGGGATTCCATGACCTTGATCCGCAGTTGTTTGATCCCACCTCTGATTCGTGGGAGAGTATAACTTTGCCTTCTGAATTACAAGGCTGCTTCCTGTCCATGTTTGCGATGCCAGACCCTTCTCACGATCGTATCATCCTTCACTTGGAAAGGGGCTCACTTCCATCACCTTCTATCTATGCTTACTATCCTAGCTCTGATGAATGGAAACTTATTGTTTCCGATTTTTCAGACTGGGATCCGGTCTCAGCAGTTGCTGATGGCGTGATCTACTTTAATTACTACAAATGTCACACTCTCGTTGCCGCTTATGATTTGAAAAGCCTCAAGTGGTTGGACGTGCATTTGTCAGATACTGTTGTTGATGGTTCTTATATACTAATTAACCGCTTTAAGGAATTGCTCTATTTAGGTGACAACTCCTTTTGCTTGTCCGTTCACTCGCTTCAAATCGCCAACTCAAACTCCATTCGAGTGTCTTTCGTCAAGTTTACAATTGAGCGGACAGATTCAGTCATTAATATCATTCCCCAGTCAGCCAGCCACTTTATCCTTCCACACACTTCCTACTTGCGTAACATGATCGCACTTTCTTAG